A window of Alphaproteobacteria bacterium contains these coding sequences:
- a CDS encoding F0F1 ATP synthase subunit alpha, with translation MPTLTDDLAVWLGRAPATLDRFVPAAAVDHVGTVRHVGDGVAQVVGLPWTRLDEVLAFEDGSLGLAFQVDAGAVGCVLLSGGAGVVAGAQVRGTGTVVRVPVGPELLGRVIDPTGAPLDGGPAPAATQSLPIERPAPAIVDRALVTQPLLTGITVVDAMIPLGRGQRELIIGDRKTGKTAIAVDTVINQRGSDVVSVYAVIGQKASTAAAIIEAVRRHGAFERCVFVVAGAGAPPGAQWIAPYAACAIAEYFRDRGQHALLVFDDLTKHAIVYRQIALLLRRPPGREAYPGDIFYVHARLLERAARLSDDLGGGSLTALPIAETQAGNLSAYIPTNLISITDGQIYLEPKLFYEGQKPAVNVGLSVSRVGGKTQPPAIGSLAESLKLDYAQFLELEIFTRFGAMTDERTRARIAHGNRIRAILAQPQYRPLGVGAMAALLLAVREGVLDPLSPAAVETFKAGLADRLAAACPQVVARIDASAAVADEDRPVLLQALSAYAGTLAPG, from the coding sequence ATGCCCACGCTGACTGACGATCTCGCCGTCTGGCTCGGCCGGGCGCCGGCGACGCTGGACCGGTTCGTGCCGGCGGCCGCGGTCGACCACGTCGGCACGGTCCGCCATGTCGGCGACGGCGTCGCCCAGGTGGTCGGCCTGCCGTGGACCCGGCTGGACGAGGTGCTGGCGTTCGAGGACGGCTCGCTCGGGCTTGCGTTCCAGGTCGACGCCGGCGCGGTCGGCTGCGTGCTGCTCAGCGGCGGCGCCGGGGTGGTCGCCGGCGCGCAGGTGCGCGGCACCGGCACGGTGGTGCGGGTGCCGGTGGGGCCCGAATTGCTGGGCCGGGTGATCGACCCGACCGGCGCGCCGCTGGACGGCGGGCCCGCGCCGGCGGCAACGCAGAGCCTGCCGATCGAGCGGCCGGCGCCGGCCATCGTCGACCGGGCGCTGGTGACGCAGCCGTTGCTGACCGGCATCACCGTTGTTGACGCGATGATCCCGCTCGGCCGCGGCCAGCGCGAGCTGATCATCGGCGACCGCAAGACCGGGAAGACCGCGATCGCGGTCGACACGGTGATCAACCAGCGCGGCTCCGACGTGGTCTCCGTCTATGCCGTGATCGGCCAGAAGGCTTCGACCGCCGCCGCCATCATCGAGGCGGTGCGCCGGCACGGCGCCTTCGAGCGCTGCGTGTTCGTGGTGGCCGGCGCCGGCGCGCCGCCCGGGGCGCAGTGGATCGCACCCTATGCCGCCTGCGCCATCGCCGAGTATTTCCGCGACCGGGGCCAGCATGCCCTGCTGGTTTTCGACGACCTGACCAAGCACGCCATCGTCTATCGCCAGATCGCGCTGCTGCTGCGCCGGCCGCCCGGGCGCGAGGCCTATCCCGGCGACATTTTCTATGTGCACGCCCGGCTGCTGGAGCGGGCGGCGCGGCTTTCGGACGACCTCGGCGGCGGCTCGCTGACCGCGCTGCCGATCGCCGAGACCCAGGCCGGCAACCTCAGCGCCTATATCCCGACCAACCTGATCTCGATCACCGACGGCCAGATCTACCTGGAGCCGAAGCTGTTCTACGAGGGCCAGAAGCCGGCGGTGAACGTCGGGCTCAGCGTGTCGCGGGTCGGCGGTAAGACCCAGCCGCCGGCGATCGGCAGCCTGGCCGAGAGCCTGAAGCTGGACTACGCCCAGTTCCTGGAGCTGGAGATCTTCACCCGCTTCGGCGCGATGACCGACGAGCGGACCCGCGCCCGCATCGCCCACGGCAACCGCATCCGCGCGATCCTGGCCCAGCCGCAATACCGTCCGCTCGGCGTCGGCGCGATGGCGGCGCTGCTGCTGGCGGTGCGCGAAGGCGTGCTCGACCCGCTGTCGCCGGCGGCGGTGGAGACGTTCAAGGCCGGCCTCGCCGACCGGCTGGCCGCCGCCTGCCCGCAGGTCGTCGCCCGCATCGACGCCAGCGCGGCAGTCGCCGACGAGGACCGGCCGGTGCTGCTGCAGGCGCTGTCCGCCTATGCCGGCACACTCGCGCCCGGCTAG